The window TATATCAGCAGCCTCCATTAACTCTTGATCTATAGTGATACTACCAATATAATTCAAATTAGCATCAGTCACCTTCGCCCGATGAATTTTGGATTTATACATCATCCTTATCATACCTATACCTCCAGAAGAATATTATCTATAAGTCTAGTTTCACCAATATAGACAGCTAATGCAATCAATATTTTCCCTGTAACTAAATCGACTTCTTTGAGATTCTTTTCATTAGCAATATGTACATAATCTATCCTAGCCAAAGGTTCATTTTCTATATTCTTTATAATTTGAGATTTAATTAAGTTAGCGTCTCTTTTGCCAGCTTCTATCATATTCTTAGCCAAAGTCAAAGATTTAAATAAAATTAAAGCAGCCTCTCTTTCTTTAGTACTTAAATACTTATTACGAGAGCTCATAGCCAATCCATCTTCTTCTCTTACAATAGGTACAACTACTATCTTTACATCAAAGTTTAAATCTTCTACCATCTTCTTAATAACCAAGACCTGCTGAGCATCCTTTTGACCAAAATAAGCTCTATCAGGGTTTACAATGTTAAATAACTTAGTTACTATAGTACAAACACCTCTAAAATGCCCTGGTCTAGAAGCCCCACAAAGTTTTGTAGTCAAGTCGTCTACCTCAACTCTAGTACAGGCATTTTTTAGATAAATCTCTTCAACCTTTGGAGCAAAAATAATATCAATACCTACCCCTTTAGCTAACTTAGCGTCATGCTCTAAATTTCGAGGGTAATCCTCATAATCCTCATCTGGACCAAATTGAGTTGGGTTGATAAAGATACTGGCTATTACTATATCATTCTCCTCTTTAGCCCTTTCCATCAAAGTTAAATGCCCCTGATGTAAGTAACCCATAGTAGGTACAAACCCTATTTTCTTTCCTTCTCTTCTTCTAGCT of the Orenia metallireducens genome contains:
- the panC gene encoding pantoate--beta-alanine ligase, which codes for MEIYHRISDIRDYVKARRREGKKIGFVPTMGYLHQGHLTLMERAKEENDIVIASIFINPTQFGPDEDYEDYPRNLEHDAKLAKGVGIDIIFAPKVEEIYLKNACTRVEVDDLTTKLCGASRPGHFRGVCTIVTKLFNIVNPDRAYFGQKDAQQVLVIKKMVEDLNFDVKIVVVPIVREEDGLAMSSRNKYLSTKEREAALILFKSLTLAKNMIEAGKRDANLIKSQIIKNIENEPLARIDYVHIANEKNLKEVDLVTGKILIALAVYIGETRLIDNILLEV